A portion of the Oncorhynchus clarkii lewisi isolate Uvic-CL-2024 chromosome 27, UVic_Ocla_1.0, whole genome shotgun sequence genome contains these proteins:
- the LOC139386440 gene encoding uncharacterized protein, translating to MQVYTGKPTSGDPEKNQGMRVDGLRGHNSNKNVLLLSTLHKTAEISAREDRKPAIILDYNHNKGGVDNLDNVFGTYSCRTMTARWLLVIFHNITDVSSYNAFMIWNKINPTWMPDKRNMRMFLEQLGKVLVTPHIQRRERLPRTAASAALVKAVQGAESFPDPPESAAGAARGGNCHYHSASCGSKVYNPDIKTCCCGKVSNKVLGVNLCCGTTPYGVEDRGVLCCNQTLHHVVEDGYQCSPGGHLYLPSREMVCGTRVHLNDPDKHCCGEETYYPWNEICCNGRKHHRLRNVSCCGGKAYDPSSGQMKCCAGTLYDLQFQDRLSEEAQCCGSVLMEAGSTQTCCSAPGLVVLYPTQPGFTCCGHRYPNASLWSCCAGVLHPRPEPHNTTKNVIPGPRLLPLGDLKTEVLCHSRVLLGTVESVSVKMNERSIVMVNAMDMQASRGHVSAVPFPHYVTLPDHCSSPELVPGNTYIWVKNNFSDTISFISDLSDDSFPLHSILTMC from the exons atgcaagtctacACAGGGAAGCCGACTAGTGGAGACCCggagaagaaccaggggatgcgGGTTGATGGGCTGAGGGGGCACAAT AGTAACAAGAATGTgctcctcctgagcacactgcacaaaacggctgagatcagtgctcgtgaggacaggaagccagccatcatcctggactacaaccacaacaaaggaggtgtggacaacctggacaacgtgtttggaacttacagctgcaggacgATGACAGCCCGCTGGctcctggtcatcttccataacatcactgatgtgtcctcatacaatgccttcatgatatggaacaagatcaaccctacctggatgcccGATAAGCGGAACATGAGgatgttcctggagcagctgggaaaggtacttgtaaccccacacattcaaagaagggagcgcctcccccgtacagcagcctctgcagcgcttgtgaaagctgttcagggggctgaatctttTCCTGATCCACCTGAGTCTGCAGCTGGAGCAGCAAGAGGAGGAAact GTCACTACCATAGTGCTAGCTGTGGCTCTAAGGTGTACAATCCAGACATCAAAACCTGCTGTTGCGGGAAGGTGTCCAATAAGGTGCTTGGAGTAAACCTG TGCTGCGGTACAACTCCGTATGGTGTAGAGGACCGAGGGGTGCTGTGCTGTAACCAGACCTTGCACCATGTGGTGGAGGATGGGTACCAGTGCTCCCCAGGTGGCCACTTGTATCTGCCATCCCGTGAGATGGTGTGTGGCACACGAGTTCATCTGAACGATCCAGACAAACACTGCTGTGGGGAGGAGACATACTACCCTTGGAATGAAATCTGCTGCAACGGACGCAA ACACCACAGGTTGAGAAATGTTTCCTGCTGCGGAGGGAAGGCCTACGACCCCAGCAGTGGACAGATGAAGTGCTGTGCAGGGACTCTGTACGACCTGCAGTTTCAGGACAGACTCTCAGAGGAAGCCCAGTGCTGTGGGAGTGTCCTGATGGAGGCCGGCTCCACCCAGACCTGCTGCTCTGCCCCAGGGCTAGTCGTGCTCTACCCTACCCAGCCAGGCTTCACCTGCTGTGGGCACCGCTACCCCAATGCCTCTCTGTGGTCTTGCTGCGCCGGGGTCCTGCACCCAAGGCCTGAACCACACAACACCACCAAGAACGTGATTCCAG GACCCAGACTTCTACCACTGGGGGATCTGAAGACTGAAGTCCTGTGTCACAGCAGAG ttctGCTGGGGACAGTGGAGAGTGTGTCTGTGAAGATGAATGAGCGGTCCATCGTGATGGTGAACGCCATGGACATGCAGGCCTCGCGTGGCCATGTCAGCGCCGTGCCTTTCCCTCACTACGTCACATTACCCGACCACTGCAGCTCCCCTGAACTGGTGCCGGGCAACACTTACATCTGGGTGAAAAATAATTTCTCAGACACCATAAGTTTCATCTCTGATCTCAGCGATGATTCCTTCCCTCTTCATTCCATCCTTACCATGTGCTGA